The following coding sequences are from one Seonamhaeicola sp. ML3 window:
- a CDS encoding cold-shock protein, whose product MQEGTVKFFNNSKGFGFITSSESGEDIFVHSSGLIDDIREDDKVEFNTQQGKKGLNAVNVAVI is encoded by the coding sequence ATGCAAGAAGGCACAGTAAAATTTTTTAACAACTCAAAAGGATTTGGGTTCATTACATCATCAGAATCAGGAGAAGACATTTTTGTACATAGTTCAGGGTTGATTGATGACATTAGAGAAGATGACAAAGTAGAGTTTAATACCCAACAAGGAAAAAAAGGGTTGAATGCTGTAAATGTAGCAGTTATTTAA
- a CDS encoding cold-shock protein, which yields MGKSQQSFSKSEREKKRLKKREEKRKKMEARKIEAKESGKKGIEFAYVDHNGQLTDTPPDPSKKVKIKAKNIEVAIPKKEDETEDFDPIRKGTVSFFNQSKGYGFIIDSETQEKYFTHISGLIDEISENNKVSFELEKGQKGMNAVNVKLT from the coding sequence ATGGGCAAATCACAACAATCCTTTAGTAAGAGCGAAAGAGAAAAAAAACGTCTTAAAAAACGTGAAGAAAAAAGAAAGAAAATGGAAGCTCGAAAAATTGAAGCAAAGGAAAGTGGAAAAAAAGGGATTGAATTTGCCTATGTAGACCATAATGGTCAACTTACCGACACCCCACCTGATCCTTCTAAGAAAGTTAAAATAAAAGCTAAAAATATAGAGGTTGCCATTCCTAAAAAGGAAGATGAAACTGAAGATTTTGACCCAATAAGAAAAGGTACAGTTTCATTTTTTAATCAATCTAAAGGTTATGGGTTTATTATAGATTCGGAAACCCAAGAAAAATACTTTACTCACATTAGCGGTCTTATTGATGAAATCTCTGAAAATAATAAGGTTTCATTTGAGCTTGAGAAAGGTCAAAAAGGAATGAATGCTGTTAACGTAAAGCTAACATAA
- the rmuC gene encoding DNA recombination protein RmuC, producing MNTDIILLIVLIVLLVINIIVTLSKKIKLDFDIEDSFDQTKNSLIKFDGTLEKTDKTIKDEFQRNREETNSSSKTQREELTKSLDNFKEGFDTNTKALNELLKDRFDSFSKQQNEINQKNREENNTASKNQREELTKSLDNFKDSFDNNTKRLNDLLKDRFDSFSKKQNEINQESEKRIKEVKESVEKQLSDIRKDNTEQLNEMRKTVDEKLQKTINDRLSQSFETVGKQLKSVQEGLGEMKNLASDVGGLKKVLSNVKMRGGIGEVQLAMLLEQILAPDQYEANVKTKKGSSSTVEFAIKLPGKDDSSSVVWLPIDAKFPKDIYEKLQDAYEDGDPSQILSAQKELDGTIKKMAKDISEKYLDPPNTTDFGVMFLPFEGIYAEVVRKSALLETLQRDYKIIVTGPTTLAAILNSLQMGFKTLAIQKRSSEVWTVLSDVKKEFKNFGGMMQKAQKNIQTGLNQLDDVMGVRTRAIQRKLKNVTLLEEKTENIIPELNDRILDFDDDEKENE from the coding sequence ATGAATACGGATATTATACTTTTGATTGTGTTGATTGTTTTATTAGTAATTAATATAATTGTTACGCTTTCGAAAAAGATAAAATTAGACTTTGATATTGAAGATAGTTTTGACCAAACAAAAAATTCTCTAATAAAATTTGATGGTACTCTCGAAAAAACGGATAAAACCATTAAAGACGAGTTTCAAAGAAATCGAGAAGAAACAAATAGCTCTTCAAAAACACAAAGAGAAGAACTAACAAAATCCTTGGATAACTTTAAAGAAGGTTTTGACACCAATACTAAAGCACTAAATGAACTTTTAAAAGATAGGTTTGACTCATTTAGTAAACAGCAAAATGAAATAAACCAGAAAAATCGTGAGGAAAATAACACTGCATCAAAAAACCAAAGAGAAGAACTAACTAAGTCATTAGATAATTTCAAAGATAGTTTTGATAATAATACTAAGAGGTTAAACGATTTATTGAAAGACAGATTTGATTCATTTAGTAAAAAGCAAAATGAGATTAATCAAGAATCAGAAAAAAGGATTAAAGAAGTTAAAGAATCGGTTGAAAAACAGCTTTCAGATATAAGAAAAGACAATACTGAACAACTCAATGAAATGAGAAAAACTGTTGACGAAAAACTTCAAAAAACAATAAATGACAGATTAAGTCAATCATTTGAAACGGTCGGAAAACAGTTGAAATCTGTTCAAGAAGGCTTGGGTGAAATGAAAAATTTGGCATCAGATGTTGGTGGTCTAAAAAAAGTATTGAGTAACGTAAAAATGCGTGGCGGAATTGGAGAAGTTCAATTAGCTATGTTATTGGAACAAATACTTGCACCTGACCAATACGAAGCGAATGTAAAAACAAAAAAAGGAAGTTCATCTACAGTAGAATTTGCAATTAAACTTCCAGGAAAAGACGATTCAAGTAGCGTTGTTTGGTTACCAATCGATGCAAAATTCCCAAAAGATATTTACGAAAAACTTCAAGATGCATACGAAGATGGCGACCCAAGTCAAATTCTTTCAGCCCAAAAAGAACTTGACGGTACAATTAAGAAAATGGCCAAAGATATTAGCGAAAAATATCTTGACCCACCAAACACTACTGACTTTGGTGTAATGTTTTTGCCATTTGAAGGGATTTACGCAGAAGTTGTCAGAAAATCAGCTTTGCTTGAGACGTTACAGAGAGATTATAAAATTATAGTTACTGGACCTACTACATTGGCCGCTATTTTAAACAGTTTACAAATGGGCTTTAAAACCTTGGCAATTCAAAAAAGAAGTAGTGAAGTTTGGACTGTATTGAGCGATGTAAAAAAGGAGTTTAAGAATTTTGGCGGAATGATGCAAAAGGCTCAAAAGAATATTCAAACTGGTTTAAATCAGTTGGACGATGTTATGGGAGTTAGAACAAGAGCAATCCAAAGAAAATTGAAAAATGTAACATTGCTCGAAGAAAAAACAGAAAATATCATCCCAGAATTAAACGACAGAATTTTAGATTTCGATGATGACGAAAAAGAAAATGAATAA
- a CDS encoding AIPR family protein → MSNITTQHSDFELEQYTQEVFHEVNSLAYSDEDGASKEDKFTEYIMEILAEAGETDGIRLCPYVKENRFENIDLKINGYSIEEGFESVDLFITHYSDTNDIYSLRKPEFDGLLKWSAKFLNAALKGHLDEIEPSTEAYGLASLIKKHRNDFIRINIFVISNGNIPFDAPKAKIKGFDDLLINVHIWDLERLHRLSQSKYNREPIEIDFRETLGVDIPCLEMPSKNNLYECYLAIVPGDALAALYKNYGTRLLESNVRAFLQQTGKVNRGIRDTIRENPEMFLPYNNGLATTAIDVKTEQIGGRNFITSVKDFQIVNGGQTTASLFHTFKKFKSDLSEVFVQMKLTVIKDEEKKNEMVPNISRYANSQNKVSELDLSSNNPFLIKLEELSRTTYAIDPDDRNKQSIWFFERVKGQYKESLNKEPTAGKQRAFKLKYPTSQKILKSEVAKYMNIYDRIPYHVSKGAQKNYNIYLREAEKEYKKKKPTRIMWEDIVANAILFKTTDKLFGRKNQDPIGDTNIKSHTVAYTLSLLHELTDGKIDLGKIWNKQIIDESFKTELKKGLIYVYEYFTSLNVLLISEAAKSEKTWLKLLEQKKCPFDLDILKPYIVSERDYKQRYEQNEDDSEEIRKYDNLKRISDLGLRFWDGLFKYNIRTNVLSKYEDNMLSSIRRKMKYSGNFTENEISVGVRIIKKLEQLKVNFKDITILSELDECESIDPSALYNRLLLIDEAKWRQIIDLGEQTGTFTFKELSVIKTVRQKLKRKENIDLKRMKIVDDSLKKLKKYGVKV, encoded by the coding sequence ATGAGCAATATAACCACTCAACATTCCGATTTTGAATTAGAACAATACACACAAGAAGTGTTCCATGAAGTAAATTCATTAGCTTATTCAGATGAAGATGGAGCGTCTAAAGAGGATAAGTTCACCGAATACATAATGGAGATTTTAGCTGAAGCAGGAGAAACAGATGGTATTAGATTATGTCCTTATGTTAAAGAGAATCGCTTTGAAAATATTGATCTTAAAATTAATGGTTATTCTATTGAAGAAGGGTTTGAAAGTGTAGACCTTTTTATAACTCATTATTCAGATACCAATGATATTTACTCTTTAAGAAAACCTGAATTTGACGGATTGTTAAAATGGTCAGCTAAATTTTTGAATGCAGCGTTGAAAGGTCATTTGGACGAGATAGAGCCTTCAACGGAAGCGTATGGTTTAGCAAGCCTTATAAAAAAGCATAGAAATGATTTTATTAGAATAAACATCTTTGTTATCTCAAATGGTAATATTCCTTTTGATGCCCCAAAAGCTAAAATAAAAGGATTTGATGATCTTTTAATAAATGTCCATATATGGGATTTAGAACGCTTACACCGTTTATCTCAATCCAAATATAACCGAGAGCCCATCGAAATTGATTTTAGGGAAACTTTAGGTGTTGATATTCCATGTCTAGAAATGCCCTCAAAAAATAATCTTTATGAATGCTATTTAGCAATTGTTCCAGGAGACGCCCTTGCTGCCTTGTACAAAAATTATGGTACCAGACTATTAGAAAGTAACGTGAGGGCTTTTTTACAACAAACCGGAAAGGTTAATCGTGGAATAAGAGATACTATTCGTGAAAATCCTGAAATGTTTTTACCATATAATAATGGTTTAGCTACTACGGCAATAGATGTGAAAACAGAGCAAATAGGGGGGCGAAATTTTATCACAAGTGTTAAAGATTTTCAAATTGTTAATGGAGGACAAACCACAGCATCTTTGTTTCATACCTTCAAAAAATTTAAATCTGACCTTTCTGAAGTCTTCGTTCAAATGAAATTGACAGTAATCAAAGACGAAGAAAAAAAGAATGAAATGGTCCCGAATATTTCTCGATATGCCAATAGTCAAAATAAGGTTTCTGAGCTAGATTTGAGTTCTAATAATCCCTTTTTAATAAAGCTAGAGGAATTATCGAGAACAACTTATGCTATTGATCCTGATGATAGAAATAAACAGTCTATTTGGTTTTTCGAAAGAGTTAAAGGTCAATATAAAGAATCATTAAATAAAGAACCTACAGCCGGTAAGCAAAGAGCTTTTAAATTAAAATATCCAACCTCTCAGAAGATATTGAAATCTGAGGTAGCTAAGTACATGAATATTTATGATAGAATACCTTATCATGTATCTAAAGGAGCACAGAAGAACTACAATATTTATCTTAGAGAAGCAGAGAAAGAGTATAAAAAAAAGAAACCTACACGTATAATGTGGGAAGATATAGTTGCTAATGCTATACTGTTTAAGACAACTGATAAACTTTTTGGAAGAAAGAATCAGGATCCAATAGGAGATACAAATATTAAATCTCACACAGTTGCATATACTTTATCTCTTTTACATGAATTAACAGATGGGAAAATTGATTTAGGTAAAATATGGAATAAGCAAATTATAGATGAATCTTTCAAAACGGAGTTGAAAAAGGGACTAATCTATGTATATGAATATTTTACATCATTAAATGTTTTACTAATTAGTGAAGCTGCAAAATCAGAAAAGACATGGCTCAAGTTATTAGAACAGAAAAAATGCCCTTTTGATCTCGATATATTAAAACCATATATAGTAAGTGAAAGGGATTATAAACAAAGGTATGAGCAGAATGAGGATGATAGTGAAGAAATCCGTAAATATGATAATTTAAAACGAATTTCAGATTTAGGGCTTAGATTTTGGGATGGCCTATTCAAGTATAATATTAGAACAAATGTACTATCAAAATATGAAGATAATATGTTGTCAAGTATTCGGAGAAAAATGAAATATTCTGGAAATTTTACAGAAAATGAAATTTCAGTTGGAGTAAGAATTATTAAAAAGTTAGAACAATTAAAAGTAAATTTTAAAGATATTACAATTTTAAGTGAACTTGATGAATGTGAAAGCATAGATCCATCCGCATTATATAATAGACTCCTTTTGATAGATGAGGCTAAATGGCGTCAAATTATAGATTTAGGAGAACAAACAGGTACATTTACTTTTAAAGAATTGAGTGTCATTAAAACCGTCAGACAAAAACTTAAAAGAAAGGAAAACATTGACTTAAAAAGAATGAAAATAGTTGATGATTCTCTCAAAAAGTTAAAGAAGTATGGTGTAAAGGTTTAG
- a CDS encoding NYN domain-containing protein, whose translation MTQNVNLAVLIDGDNIPSANVKEMMEEIAKYGSPTIKRIYGDWTRPGLAKWKKLLLENAITPIQQYGYTTGKNATDSAMIIDAMDILYSGKVGGFCLVSSDSDFTRLATRLREAGMQVIGIGEKKTPNPFIVACDKFIYIEILKSQAGEKDETKESTKPAIDKITRKEINFISTTIRDISDDDGWAFLGDVGSLLQKKQPNFDSRNYGFDKLTPLIKSIDKFEIEQRENPKSRNKLIYVKIKYKNNTNTKKN comes from the coding sequence ATGACTCAAAATGTTAATCTAGCTGTCTTAATTGATGGAGACAATATTCCTTCAGCAAATGTTAAAGAAATGATGGAAGAGATTGCCAAATACGGCAGCCCAACAATTAAAAGGATTTATGGTGACTGGACAAGACCAGGTTTAGCAAAGTGGAAAAAACTACTCCTAGAAAACGCCATAACACCAATTCAACAGTATGGTTATACTACGGGTAAAAACGCTACCGATTCGGCAATGATAATTGATGCCATGGATATACTTTATAGCGGTAAGGTCGGTGGCTTTTGTCTGGTTTCTAGTGATAGTGATTTTACGAGGCTAGCTACAAGATTAAGGGAGGCAGGAATGCAGGTGATTGGAATTGGAGAAAAAAAGACACCTAACCCATTCATAGTAGCTTGTGATAAGTTTATTTACATTGAGATTCTTAAATCACAAGCTGGAGAAAAAGACGAAACCAAAGAATCTACCAAACCTGCAATTGATAAGATAACAAGAAAAGAAATAAACTTTATTTCAACTACAATTAGAGATATTTCGGATGATGATGGTTGGGCGTTTCTAGGAGACGTTGGAAGTTTATTGCAGAAAAAACAACCAAATTTTGATTCAAGAAATTATGGTTTCGATAAACTGACCCCCTTAATAAAATCAATAGATAAGTTTGAAATAGAGCAAAGAGAAAATCCTAAAAGCAGGAATAAATTAATTTATGTTAAGATAAAGTATAAGAATAACACTAATACTAAAAAGAATTAA
- a CDS encoding PD-(D/E)XK motif protein, whose amino-acid sequence MSNIKDIWINQELNSGSITLREHFAVHVGFNCFVGRIGVSNAKMFQIELNESTPIHKNYLKRFHGVEIRVLDSKKGKKDVTIILSDNDLIDVFILFLEDLISSLKNLDNENSIPLILNEKVGYWGKLFAKIKGELLSKERQRGLYGELIFLNTLLNSSNDFVKTISSWTGPEGSNQDFSNGLSAVEVKSSRATKPTVNIASELQLDWTILDNLFLHVIHLDELSNGSDTLKKLIEGIKQKVAKHPNLLRLFEEKLDLSGIPLGEEKHYDEIEFIIRSQRVFKVQNGFPVLINDTINNEAIHNVKYQIDLTALEPFETELESVISKMI is encoded by the coding sequence ATGAGTAATATTAAGGACATATGGATAAATCAGGAATTAAATTCAGGATCAATCACGTTACGTGAACATTTTGCTGTTCATGTAGGTTTTAATTGCTTTGTTGGGCGTATCGGTGTGTCTAATGCAAAAATGTTTCAAATTGAATTAAATGAATCAACACCAATACATAAGAATTATTTGAAGCGATTTCATGGGGTTGAGATTAGAGTTTTGGATTCAAAAAAGGGAAAGAAGGACGTTACAATTATACTATCGGATAATGACCTAATAGACGTATTCATACTTTTTCTTGAAGATTTGATTAGTAGTCTTAAAAATTTAGATAATGAAAACAGCATACCGCTAATCTTAAATGAAAAAGTTGGGTATTGGGGAAAATTATTTGCAAAAATAAAAGGGGAATTACTTTCCAAAGAACGACAACGAGGCCTTTATGGGGAATTAATATTTTTAAACACTTTATTGAATAGTTCCAATGATTTTGTAAAGACAATTTCTTCTTGGACAGGTCCTGAGGGTTCAAATCAAGATTTCAGCAATGGACTATCAGCAGTTGAAGTAAAAAGCTCTAGGGCAACTAAACCAACGGTTAATATTGCTAGTGAATTGCAATTAGATTGGACTATATTGGATAACCTCTTTTTACATGTGATTCATCTTGATGAATTAAGTAATGGCTCAGATACTTTAAAAAAACTGATTGAAGGCATTAAACAAAAAGTGGCTAAGCACCCTAATTTATTGCGGTTGTTTGAGGAGAAACTTGATCTTTCGGGTATTCCTCTTGGAGAAGAGAAGCATTATGATGAAATAGAGTTTATTATTCGTTCTCAAAGAGTGTTTAAGGTGCAAAATGGTTTTCCTGTATTAATTAATGATACCATTAATAATGAAGCTATTCATAATGTAAAATACCAAATAGATTTAACGGCTCTAGAACCTTTTGAAACTGAACTCGAATCTGTTATAAGTAAAATGATATGA
- a CDS encoding DUF4236 domain-containing protein produces MGLKFRRRQKLFPGFYVNFSASGISTTLGIKGFNVSLNKNGAYLNTGIPGTGIYDRKKITDWESKKQKSEDFVPELQQTENYFLPENLRGEIKSKNASEVTTHGLVELKETLVAANKEMVAIKKEISQLERKVKNSNTLKIISKVFLIGFLIKWFDNDYIEKKEYLVNLKKQVTECHIDIEIDMDRVLDEKYLKLKLAFDNLLESSLTWDITNAIPNEDNRSSAYRDIERIRTKIRYEKIPFLNSVYEAMCFQNQNGSNIYIYPGFAALFDNKQNFGLIELDELELNFEPMNFLETEKIPKDSKVVGETWAKVNKDGSPDRRFKENYKIPIVRYGELTFKSDTGVFEVFLFSNENFAEEFFGKYNDYME; encoded by the coding sequence ATGGGATTAAAATTTAGAAGAAGACAAAAATTATTTCCGGGTTTCTATGTAAACTTTAGTGCGAGTGGAATTAGCACTACTTTAGGTATTAAAGGATTTAATGTTAGTCTCAATAAGAACGGAGCTTATTTAAACACTGGAATTCCAGGAACTGGAATCTATGACAGAAAAAAAATTACTGACTGGGAATCTAAAAAACAAAAATCTGAAGACTTTGTACCAGAGCTACAACAAACCGAAAACTATTTCCTTCCAGAAAATTTAAGAGGCGAAATAAAAAGTAAAAATGCTTCAGAAGTTACTACACATGGTTTAGTAGAGTTAAAAGAGACATTAGTTGCGGCAAATAAAGAAATGGTTGCGATTAAAAAAGAAATTTCGCAACTTGAAAGAAAGGTTAAAAATTCAAATACTTTAAAAATAATCTCAAAAGTATTTTTAATTGGATTTTTAATTAAATGGTTCGATAACGATTATATCGAGAAAAAGGAATATTTAGTCAATTTAAAAAAACAAGTTACGGAATGCCATATTGATATAGAAATCGATATGGATAGAGTTCTAGATGAAAAATATTTGAAACTAAAACTTGCTTTTGATAATTTACTAGAATCGTCTTTAACTTGGGATATTACAAATGCAATTCCAAATGAAGATAATCGCTCTTCAGCCTACAGAGATATTGAAAGAATACGAACAAAAATCAGATATGAAAAAATTCCATTTTTAAATTCTGTTTACGAAGCAATGTGTTTCCAAAATCAAAATGGAAGTAATATTTACATTTATCCTGGGTTTGCGGCATTATTCGATAACAAACAAAACTTTGGACTAATTGAACTAGATGAACTTGAATTGAATTTTGAGCCAATGAATTTTCTAGAGACAGAAAAAATTCCCAAAGACAGTAAAGTTGTTGGAGAAACTTGGGCAAAAGTTAATAAAGATGGTTCGCCAGATAGAAGGTTTAAAGAAAATTATAAAATTCCAATTGTCAGATATGGAGAATTAACATTTAAAAGCGACACAGGTGTATTTGAAGTATTTCTATTTAGCAACGAAAATTTTGCCGAGGAATTTTTCGGAAAATACAATGATTATATGGAATAA